The following are encoded in a window of Mustela nigripes isolate SB6536 chromosome 1, MUSNIG.SB6536, whole genome shotgun sequence genomic DNA:
- the LOC132012129 gene encoding cyclin-dependent kinases regulatory subunit 2-like, with protein MAHKQIYYSDKYFDEHYEYRHVTLPRELSKQVPKTHLMSEEEWRRLGVQQSLGWVHYMIHEPKPHILLFRRPLPKEQQK; from the coding sequence ATGGCCCACAAGCAGATCTACTACTCGGACAAGTACTTCGACGAGCACTACGAGTACCGGCATGTCACGTTACCCAGAGAACTTTCCAAACAAGTCCCGAAAACCCATCTGATGTCGGAAGAGGAGTGGAGGAGACTTGGCGTCCAACAGAGTCTAGGCTGGGTTCACTACATGATTCATGAGCCAAAACCACATATTCTTCTCTTTCGACGACCTCTTccaaaagagcaacaaaaatga